One part of the Theropithecus gelada isolate Dixy chromosome 5, Tgel_1.0, whole genome shotgun sequence genome encodes these proteins:
- the RASL11B gene encoding ras-like protein family member 11B has product MRLIQNMCTIAEYPAQGSAAASDCCVGAAGRRLVKIAVVGASGVGKTALVVRFLTKRFIGDYERNAGNLYTRQVQIEGETLAIQVQDTPGIQVHENSLSCSEQLNRCIRWADAVVIVFSITDYKSYELISQLHQHVQQLHLGTRLPVVVVANKADLLHIKQVDPQLGLQLASMLGCSFYEVSVSENYSDVYSAFHVLCKEVSHKQQPSSTPEKRRTSLIPRPKSPNMQDLKRRFKQALSAKVRTVTSV; this is encoded by the exons ATGCGCCTCATTCAGAACATGTGCACCATCGCCGAGTACCCCGCGCAGGGAAGCGCCGCCGCCTCCGACTGCTGCGTGGGCGCCGCCGGCCGCCGCCTGGTCAAGATCGCGGTGGTGGGCGCCAGCGGCGTGGGCAAGACCG CACTGGTGGTCCGGTTCCTCACCAAGCGATTCATCGGTGACTATGAAAGAAATGCAG GTAATCTGTATACTAGACAAGTTCAGATAGAAGGTGAAACCCTGGCTATTCAGGTTCAAGACACTCCAGGTATTCAG GTccatgagaacagcctgagctGCAGTGAACAGCTGAATAGGTGCATTCGCTGGGCAGATGCTGTGGTGATAGTTTTCTCCATCACTGACTACAAGAGCTATGAACTCATCAGCCAGCTTCACCAGCACGTGCAGCAGCTACACCTGGGCACCCGGCTGCCTGTGGTGGTCGTGGCCAACAAAGCCGACCTGTTGCACATCAAACAGGTTGACCCTCAGCTTGGACTGCAGCTGGCCAGCATGCTAGGCTGCTCATTCTATGAAGTGTCTGTCAGTGAAAATTATAGTGACGTCTACAGCGCCTTCCATGTTCTCTGTAAAGAGGTCAGTCACAAACAACAGCCTAGCAGCACACCTGAGAAGCGAAGAACCTCCCTCATTCCCAGGCCCAAGTCACCCAACATGCAGGACCTGAAGAGGAGGTTTAAACAAGCTCTCTCTGCCAAAGTGAGGACTGTCACCTCTGTCTGA